The Bacteroidales bacterium genome contains the following window.
ACTAAAAAGTAAAGCCCCCTGAAAAATTTCAGAGGGCCCATAAAAGTGAGGAAGAAATATGTACTACAAGCTCTTGATCTCAGCCACAAGTTTCTGAAGAGTAGCTTTGGCATCGCCGAAGAGCATCCTGTTCTTGGGGTGATAAAAGAGATTATTAGGGATGGCGGCATAACCGGCAGCCATACTACGTTTCATTACGATGATATTCTTGGCATCGAGAGCTTTAATGATCGGCATACCATAAATCGGGCTTGATGGATCATCTTCAGCAGCAGGGTTTACAACATCATTTGCCCCGATAACAATAACCACATCAGTATTGGTCATTTCATTATTGGCATCTTCCATTTCAACCAGCTTTTCATAAGGTACATCAGCTTCAGCCAAAAGTACATTCATATGTCCAGGCATACGGCCTGCAACAGGATGGATGGCATATTTTACTTCCACACCTTTACTTGCAAGCAGATTGTCGAGCTCATGGCATAAATGCTGTGCCTGTGCAACGGCAAGTCCATAACCCGGAACAATGAAAACTTTCTGAGAATAGCTGAGCAATACAGCAGCATCTGACAAGGAGATTTCCTTAACGGTTTTGTCTTCAGCTTCTGTTCCACCTGCTCCGGCAACTCCGAAAGCACCAATGATAACATTCAGAAGGGAGCGGTTCATAGCCTTACACATCAGGATGGTTAGGATGGTTCCTGATGAACCAACAAGGATACCACCGGTGAGCATGGCCTGGTTTCCATAAAGGAATCCGCCCATGGCAGCTGCAACCCCTGTGAATGAGTTGAGCAGTGAAATAACTACCGGCATATCAGCTCCACCGATTGGCATAACGAAGGTTACTCCATAAATCAGTGCAGCAAGGGCAAATAAGTAAATTGGCCAGTTATTGTCGGCTACCGGTTTCATGAAAAGGATCACAACCAGGGCAACTAACAGAAGTACAAGGAAGCTTAAGTTTACAATTCGCAGGATAGGATGTTTGATATCACCAATCCTGCCATCCAGCTTACCGAAAGCAATCATACTACCGGCAAAGGAAACGCCACCGATCATCAGTCCGAGGAGAATGGCAATACCTTCCCCATTAAGCATATGGATGGCACCTTCATTAGCAAGCACGTTCTGCATTTTCGGGAATTCCATCAGGGAGATGAGTGCGGCGCAGGCACCGCCCATTCCATTAAAGATGGAAACCATCTGAGGCATGGCTGTCATTTTTACCTTGATAGAAGCATACCATCCGATAAAAGAACCAATAGCAAGTGCTATCACGATCCAGAGCACATTGCCGATACCCTTGATTTCGGTGGTTCCGTCGGGAAGGGTAACTTCAGTTTTGTGGAAAAGGATGGTGAACAGGATAGCAGCTCCCATGCCGGCAGCGGCCCACAGGTTCCCTGAACGGGCAGTGGCAGGATGACTCAACTTCTTCAGTCCTAAAATAAAGAGAACAGAAGCAAGGAGGTAGGAAATTTCGAGGATGGATATTTCACTCGAGAAATCAATGATTTTGGTAATTGTTTCCATGGTTTCTCCTCCTTATTTTTTCTTTTTCTTAAACATTTCAAGCATTCGGTCTGTAACTACGAATCCTCCTACCACATTTAAGGTTCCGAGTATCACTGCAATGAATCCAAGGATCAGAGAGAGTGTGTTTTCGGCATGGCCCATCACAATGATGGCTCCGATGATTACCACTCCGTGAATGGCATTGCTACCCGACATTAGCGGGGTGTGAAGAACCGCAGGAACGTGCGAGATTACTTCTATCCCTAAGAACACAGAGAGTACGATGATGAAGATCATCTCTTTGTATTCCAGGAAAAATTTTAGTACTTCTTCCATAAATTGAGTTATTTAAGTGGTTGTTTTATTGTTGTTAAATGGTGGATTTTTGTGATGAAGTGATGATGTGCCGATGTGCCGAAGTGCCGAAGTGCCGAAGTGCCGATGTGTGCCGATGTGCTTTAATTACTTTTAGATTGTGAACATGATCAATGAATTTATAAGGTATTCATAAGGTTGATGATCTCTGCTTTAATTTTGATACATAGATTTCTTATCTCTGTTGCTTTTGATTCCTCAACGTAATTAAAATCCTGAGCAAGATATGACATGCTTCGCACTTCACTGGCTGATGCTTTCGAAATTTGAAGAAATCTTTTAAAGTCAGCTTTAGAAAATCTTTCAAATCCTTCAGCAGTATTATTCATTACCGAAACAGCTGCATTATTGATCTGATTTCTGAATCCATAATCCTGAACTTCAAGAAATGTAAAATGGACAAGGTTCGCCAGTTTTCTGGCGTCTTTCCATATGATCAAATCTTCAAAGTTCTTAACCATGCAGAAATATCGGGAGTTTTTGTACTAGTTAATTTGAACTCTTTGATCCGTGACACTTTAACCCTTTGGAACCTCGGCCCTTTGGACCCACGGCACTTTGGCACTTTGGAACCCCGGCACTTTGGCACTTTGGAACCTTGGCACCACAGCCCAGTGGCCTCTGATTTGCTTATCCAATCACTGATTTCACTCTTTCGTGAACGATCTCCTTGCCATGAGTAACGGCTGTACCTTTCACCAGGTCATCTTCCCAGTTCAGATTTAATGCACCTTCCTTGGTGATCATCAGCTTGAGGAAATTGATGACATTCTTGCCAAACATGCGGCTCGAATCGGTCGGGATATCAGTCGGGAAGAAGGAATTTCCAATGATCTTCACCCCATTGTGAACATAGATTTCATTGTTTTTGGTCAATTCGCAATTGCCTCCTGTTGAAGCAGCCAGGTCGATGATCACTGAACCGGCTACCATTCCTTCAACGGTTTCTTTCTTTATCAGTAAAGGAGCACGTTTTCCTGGAATTTGAGCAGTACAGATGATTACATCACTCTTAATTGCCTGGTTGTGAATGGCCTGAGCCTGACGCTGCTTGAATTCGTCGGTCTGCTCAACGGCATAACCTCCGGCTGCTTTGTCATCAATAGCGCCTTCAACATCCACGAATTTACCTCCGAGCCCCATTACTTCTTCTTTAACAGCAGCACGGACATCAAATACATAAACAACAGCACCGAGTTTACGTGCAGTAGCTACAGCCTGTAATCCGGCAACCCCGGCTCCCAGGATCAGCAGGTTGGCAGGCTTGATGGTTCCTGCAGCTGTCATGAACATTGGGAAAAACTTGGGTAAGGTGTTGGCAGCAGTCAGAACAGCCTTATAACCCGAAGCCGTTGCCTGGGATGAAAGGATGTCCATGGCCTGTGCACGGGTAGTACGCGGAAGTACATCCAGACTGAAACTGGTAATGTTTTTGGCTGCAAGTTCCTTAACAAGGTCTCCACTAAAATAGGGATTCAGTACTCCCATGAAAACCTGTCCTTCCTTGAGCAGACTCATCTCCTCCTTGTCAGGTGCATTGACTTTAATTACCAGGTCTGATCCTGCGATCACCTGTGCTTTGGTTTCAATTTTTGCGCCAACCAGCTCATAATCTTTGTCAGATGCAAAGGATCTCATCCCGGCATCTTTCTCGACAAGAACGGCGACGTTCATTTTCACCAACATAGCGACTCCCTCAGGTAACATTGCGACCCGGTTTTCGCCTTCAATTTCTTTTAGTATTCCTATTGTCATAACAGTAGGGGATTTTTAGATTTTATACGGGCAAATGTAACGTAATTTACATGATTCTTTCAAATTATTGGGATGCGCTTTTTTGATAATTCAGTAAAACACGGAAGAAAAAAGATGCATCTTGTGAAAGGATTCACAAAAAATAAGACCTCAGAAATCGCTAATCACCACAGCATTAGAAGGAAGTAACTATTTTTTCACTATTTTGTATCTTTCAATATTTCATATTTAATTCACCCGAATGAGAGTGCCCTGCAAGGATTCATTTCGGTGTAATCAGTCTAAATAAAAATAGTGGACAAATCAAAAAGTATTTATTGAATTATCTCATTCGTGTATTGTCTTCTGAAAATCAAACATGAGCGAAAAAAATACGGTTCACGCATCGAATAATAAAATCAATTTTAAAAAGTTGAACGGTATGTACTTAGGATAGGCCGAATACCGTTAACTTAGCAGCAATAATGAGTTCCCAGGGAAAATGTACTACAAATTATTGAGCTTTCTTGTATTTCTGATTGGTTTTTATTCGTTAAAAGCAGCCAATTTTTCATATAATCCGGTAAAATTGTCCCAGGCTGATGGTAGTGAAATTCAGGTGTTTATTTCCGGGGATGAGTATTATCAGTGGATACATGATTCCTTAGGATATACGTTGCTGCAGGCAGACGATGGATTTTACTATTATGCGGTGCCTGATGGAGAATCTGTGAAACCCGGTATTTACAGGTATCCCTTGCTTACTCCTGAAATTTATGGAATCAGGAAATGGGTGAAAATTTCGGCAGGGGAGTACAAACGAAGAAAAGCCGGATTTGAGAAAGATGCGTCTCTTGAGATTGATTCACCACATTCCGGATTGATCAATAATATTGTCATTTTCATCCGGTTTGCTGATGATGTGGAATTTACGTCGACACGCCAGAGTTTTGAACAACGATTCAATACCCTTCCGGGCCCTTCATTACGATCTTATTATTCAGAAGTAAGCTATAATAACTATACCATCTCTTCTACCACCTATCCTGAATGCCAGTCCAATACAAATCTTTCATACCAGGATCCACATCCCAGGGGGTATTTCCAGCCCTATAATGCAGCTACAAATCCATTGGGCTACCAGGATGATCAGGCAAGGGTATTTCGTGAACATTCTTTGATAAGGGATGCGGTTCAGTGGATTAACATCCATTCGCCTATTCCTGAAACCCTTGTCTTAGATACTGATAATGATGGTTTTGTTGATAATGTATGTTTTATTGTCAAAGGCAGTAACGGGGGCTGGTCCTCCATACTCTGGTCACACAGCTGGACACTCTATTCATTTGATATCATGATTAATGGGAAGTATGTTTTTTATTATACTTTTCATCCTGAAATGCAATCAGAGGTAACTACTTTATGCCATGAGATGTTCCATACCCTTGGCGCGCCTGACCTGTATCATTATGTGAACAGCGGACTACAACCATTGTATGCCTGGGATCTTATGGATTCCGGTTCCGGGCATATGACTGCCTATATGAAATGGCATTATGGAGCGCAACAATGGATTGAGGAGATGCCGGAGATCACTTTTAGTGGTGTTTATACACTGAATCCGCTGAACAATCCGAATTCCAACTGCTTCAAAGTAAAATCGCCCTATTCTACAAGCCAGTATTTTGTCCTGGAATACAGGAAAAAAGAGGGACTATACGAAAGCAATCTCCCGGGGGATGGCTTATTGGTTTATAGGGTCGATGACTTTGTAAATGGAAACAGTGAAGGCCCTCCTGATGAGGTGTACCTTTTCAGGCCCAATGGCAGCTCTGCTTCCAATGGGAACCCTGAGTCGGCATTTCTGTCTGCTCAATCGGGACGCACTGCAATCAATGATACTACTAATCCACTTATATTTCTTCAGGATGGGAATCCGGGAGGTATCATGATTTCTGAGGTATCGGCAGCAGGAAGTCAGATCAGCTTTCGGGTCAGTCTTTCCAATACTCCTGTCGCCAGTGGATTTATTGCTCAGCCTGCAGGCGTTTCAGATATTGAGCTAAACTGGATTAAAAATGGCTTTGGAAATGATGTTCTGATTGCTTTTTCAACTGAACCAATCACAGGAAATCCGTGTATGGGGGTTAATTATTTGCCGGGAAGTGTGCTCCCTGGCGGAGGTGAGGTGGTTTACAGGGGTTCTGATGTTGGGTTCCTTCATACAGGCCTGACACAAAATACACATTATTATTACAAACTCTGGTCAGTTCAGCCTGGCAATTATTACTCTACAGCCATTATTGATGATTGTTTTACCAATTGTAGCCCGGGTTTTGCTCCTTACTATCAATCATTCGACTTATTAAGCCTTCCGAATTGCTGGGATACACAAGAAAGTTCATATGATGATGAAAACTGGAGAATCAGTATATCTTCACATGCCGGAGGATCGCCATATGAACTCATGTGTATTCCTGAAAACACGAATGGATATACCCGGCTGGTGATCAATCCCTTTAATACTTCTGGAGTCACAAAACTGAAGATGGTGTTCAGATTCTTATTCCTTGCTCATTTCCAGGGAACAACATTCAGGGTTCAAACCAGTAATAATCTGCAGGACTGGGTGAATGCCGACTGGTCGTATCACCCTTCACCCGGAGGCACTCAACTGCCTCAGAACATTGAATTATTCCTGACTGAAAACCTTGATAATCCACTTACCTATATTGCTTTCCTGGTTGAGGGTGAGTTGTTTTCTTTTTCAGGTATTTACCTGGATGACCTGGAACTCAC
Protein-coding sequences here:
- a CDS encoding NAD(P)(+) transhydrogenase (Re/Si-specific) subunit beta; this encodes METITKIIDFSSEISILEISYLLASVLFILGLKKLSHPATARSGNLWAAAGMGAAILFTILFHKTEVTLPDGTTEIKGIGNVLWIVIALAIGSFIGWYASIKVKMTAMPQMVSIFNGMGGACAALISLMEFPKMQNVLANEGAIHMLNGEGIAILLGLMIGGVSFAGSMIAFGKLDGRIGDIKHPILRIVNLSFLVLLLVALVVILFMKPVADNNWPIYLFALAALIYGVTFVMPIGGADMPVVISLLNSFTGVAAAMGGFLYGNQAMLTGGILVGSSGTILTILMCKAMNRSLLNVIIGAFGVAGAGGTEAEDKTVKEISLSDAAVLLSYSQKVFIVPGYGLAVAQAQHLCHELDNLLASKGVEVKYAIHPVAGRMPGHMNVLLAEADVPYEKLVEMEDANNEMTNTDVVIVIGANDVVNPAAEDDPSSPIYGMPIIKALDAKNIIVMKRSMAAGYAAIPNNLFYHPKNRMLFGDAKATLQKLVAEIKSL
- a CDS encoding NAD(P) transhydrogenase subunit alpha, coding for MEEVLKFFLEYKEMIFIIVLSVFLGIEVISHVPAVLHTPLMSGSNAIHGVVIIGAIIVMGHAENTLSLILGFIAVILGTLNVVGGFVVTDRMLEMFKKKKK
- a CDS encoding four helix bundle protein, translating into MVKNFEDLIIWKDARKLANLVHFTFLEVQDYGFRNQINNAAVSVMNNTAEGFERFSKADFKRFLQISKASASEVRSMSYLAQDFNYVEESKATEIRNLCIKIKAEIINLMNTL
- a CDS encoding Re/Si-specific NAD(P)(+) transhydrogenase subunit alpha, which translates into the protein MTIGILKEIEGENRVAMLPEGVAMLVKMNVAVLVEKDAGMRSFASDKDYELVGAKIETKAQVIAGSDLVIKVNAPDKEEMSLLKEGQVFMGVLNPYFSGDLVKELAAKNITSFSLDVLPRTTRAQAMDILSSQATASGYKAVLTAANTLPKFFPMFMTAAGTIKPANLLILGAGVAGLQAVATARKLGAVVYVFDVRAAVKEEVMGLGGKFVDVEGAIDDKAAGGYAVEQTDEFKQRQAQAIHNQAIKSDVIICTAQIPGKRAPLLIKKETVEGMVAGSVIIDLAASTGGNCELTKNNEIYVHNGVKIIGNSFFPTDIPTDSSRMFGKNVINFLKLMITKEGALNLNWEDDLVKGTAVTHGKEIVHERVKSVIG
- a CDS encoding M6 family metalloprotease domain-containing protein, which codes for MYYKLLSFLVFLIGFYSLKAANFSYNPVKLSQADGSEIQVFISGDEYYQWIHDSLGYTLLQADDGFYYYAVPDGESVKPGIYRYPLLTPEIYGIRKWVKISAGEYKRRKAGFEKDASLEIDSPHSGLINNIVIFIRFADDVEFTSTRQSFEQRFNTLPGPSLRSYYSEVSYNNYTISSTTYPECQSNTNLSYQDPHPRGYFQPYNAATNPLGYQDDQARVFREHSLIRDAVQWINIHSPIPETLVLDTDNDGFVDNVCFIVKGSNGGWSSILWSHSWTLYSFDIMINGKYVFYYTFHPEMQSEVTTLCHEMFHTLGAPDLYHYVNSGLQPLYAWDLMDSGSGHMTAYMKWHYGAQQWIEEMPEITFSGVYTLNPLNNPNSNCFKVKSPYSTSQYFVLEYRKKEGLYESNLPGDGLLVYRVDDFVNGNSEGPPDEVYLFRPNGSSASNGNPESAFLSAQSGRTAINDTTNPLIFLQDGNPGGIMISEVSAAGSQISFRVSLSNTPVASGFIAQPAGVSDIELNWIKNGFGNDVLIAFSTEPITGNPCMGVNYLPGSVLPGGGEVVYRGSDVGFLHTGLTQNTHYYYKLWSVQPGNYYSTAIIDDCFTNCSPGFAPYYQSFDLLSLPNCWDTQESSYDDENWRISISSHAGGSPYELMCIPENTNGYTRLVINPFNTSGVTKLKMVFRFLFLAHFQGTTFRVQTSNNLQDWVNADWSYHPSPGGTQLPQNIELFLTENLDNPLTYIAFLVEGELFSFSGIYLDDLELTIEESDFFVVQTAAFPIEGGTVSGSGYYYPGQSVTLHAEASPGYNFLQWEESGVFVSQLPDYNFIAETDRNLSARFSTTQVSILTLPEPETGGIVTGGGIYNKYAPVDLAAYPAEEYEFAHWKEGGNIITTDEQYSFSAYISRTLTAVFTPKMFNINCMATPDVGGVVLGAGSFLMNQEVSLLAQANEGFIFDGWYENNLWVSSTSSLSFTAEYDRFLEARFHCPACNVILEADPPQSGEVIGGGYYASGTSAEVQALPNEGWSFLHWTENGNVLSTQPEYSFVVDRNRTMIARFVKVHQIHAVINPANAGMVTGEGDYSDGTPVELMAIPALEYEFLAWTEGDDTLTHQPLFVFVASGDRNLTACFQRIISIPGDQPVEELSIYPNPCRDQLFIAIPGSMQSERFSFSLTNSSGIVICNQSLSVGIAEQVIDLGSVPNGFYLARLQDQNGTMHCYKLSIVK